A segment of the Salvelinus namaycush isolate Seneca chromosome 3, SaNama_1.0, whole genome shotgun sequence genome:
AAATCATGAAGGTACCTAAAAGTAATAATTTCTGGCgaaaaaacacaaaatataaaaaattggtagatatagcgttttggaaataaactcttcattTGTCTCTGCCAGGCTGCGGCCTTAGGGTCTAGACTCTGCTTTAAAAAGTGAAATAATGTTTAGTCACTTTTTCTAAGGGATATTACACTTGTTTTTGTGATTTTTTTACTGTGAGAGTGACAAGGTTTAAGTCCTTCTGTTATGATTGGCCTATTTGTGTGATTGACAGTTAAAAGTCCCACCCAGTGTGTTGTGGTTGGTCTAAGTCTGTTGAAAGGTGAAACGTCCAGTCAGGTTACCATTTCTCGTAGCTTCTTCTCTGTGCGGACCTCTCTGTCCAGCTGCAGCAGAGCCAGCCTCTCCTCCAGGGGCATCTCAAAGAAGATGTCATGGACGTCATATCGAGCCGCACGCAActgaggggacacacacacaatataatcaATACTCGTACTCATCCGGTTCCactttctgtgtctgtgtctgtgtgtgtgtgtgtgtgtgtgtgtgtgtgtgtgtgtgtgtgtgtgtgtgtgtgtgtgtgtgtgtgtgtgtgtgtgtgtgtgtgtgtgtgtgtgtgtgtgtgtctctctgagtGTTACCTGTGCCCTGACTCTCTCCTGCAGAGACAGGTCCTGTGCTGATATGGAACCTCTCTTCTGTGGAGCTTCAGTCTGGAACGAGCGGATGAACTCTTGTGTGTcctaaaaccacacacacacacagacttaaaAATGATACCATTTAAATGATTCATTAGTAAAGGTGATCGTCTTTAAATCAGACTGTTTCAGTTCCATTATGATTCAGTTGCTATTCCCCTACATACCTACACTATATAGTAGTATATACATCTACACtgtgtatacaagtgtgtttctgtgtgcagATATAAGAGTGCTCTCACCTGAACGGTCTGGCGCAGCTGTTTCACCTTCTCTGTCTGGAGCAGTCTGCGGGTGAGGAACCCACAGCTGATGGCTCCCAGACGACACAGCGCCCTCTGCTGTTCAACTGTCACAACCTGAGTGAAGAACAGTAGCATAGTGCAGGAGCAGACACATGGAAATCAACTTACACTCAGTCAAGAGaagattatattatattaaatatattgTTTGATAAAACAATGAAACACACATATACATCGAACATGATTCTGGAAATGGAGACACAAGAGGGAGCACCAACAGTTGGACACCACACACATATGTagaagcacacgcacacacacaaacacacacaagcacctgACTGAGCCTTCCCCGGGGCTTGCTGGCTCCCCAGGTGGGCCCCCACAGGTAGACAGGAGGCTGCATGGAGGGAGAGGGAACACTGGAGCTCAGTGGAGAGGAGAAacctgtagagggagagaggggaaagaaacCTTTTACACATTACATTCACACAGAAACAGGTAAATAGGCAATAAACAAATCACGTTACCAAGATGGCTTTACATTTCTGAGACATACAGGGGAACCATTGTTGCAGTATATGCATTTATTGTGTCAACAGTTCGGTAGGTATTTTATTGATGGAATTTGCAcataaaaaatacaatacaatatgaaGATGAGAATTAAAAGACAAAAGAAATGTACAAGTTAAAAAACTAAAACGTTGTAAGGTTTTTGTAAAGCACCTCCCTATTTCAAATAGTAATAGAAAAAATAGTTATATTTCCCAACACTTCAACCCAATGACATCTACCAAGGTaatggtttgtgtgtgtgagttattCTTCCATGCCACAGTCCACCTACCCATGCTGTGTACACTGTGTCTAGGTGACCTATCAGTAGCACTCAGGGTGGGGCTAAGGCCAGGGCAGGAAGGGCTGAGGCCACCACCGTCCCCACTCAGGAGCCGGCCACACCCCTGCTCTCTCAGCCTCTTCCCCTTCTCATCCAGCTCCTAATAAagacacagagaaacacaaacacacacacacaaacacacacacacacacacacacacacacacacacacacacacacacacacacacacacacacacacgagcgttGTCCCATGACAGATGTGTAGTCTTGAGGATTGAACAGTCACTTCTCTACAGCAGCCAAACAAAACACTTTGCAAATGCTAACATATTCAAACTTATGGAACTTAAAGCCACATTCTGGGATTCAAAAACACTTGTTTTGGTATACAGCTGAGGGGTGGGGCTAGGGAAATGTAACCCCTCTCAAATTCATACTAGACAGAGCtctagatgcaaggactgacaggCATGACATCCAAGAAACAGCTTCCCAaatcccagactgtagctttaaagTTTTAAAGTTTAATTCTCTGTGTGACATTCTGTCTGcatatactatatataatatcacaAACTAGGAAGGAATGCTGATAGTTGTGGAAGAATAGTGACAAATGTGGCTTTTGATCCATTGAGCAGGGTCAACATGCCATGGTTCCATGTCCTGACCTGACAGAGGCGCTGTTgttctctctcctgttcagccATGAGAAGAGACATCTGCAGAGCATGCTCCTCCTCCAGACGCCTCTGCATCTCCTCCAGAGCACTCACACGTCGCTGGGTctcctctgaaacacacacacacacacacacacaaaaagaaaAGACACATAAACGCACGGACGGTCGTACACATACAAGtgcacataccacacacacacatgcatgaacgcacacacacacacacaattattttCAATGATTGCACGAAAAGTAGTGGACTTTACATTCAAGACAAATTAATCAATTAATCACAGAGTACAGACTGCCCTGTATAGTTTTCTTCATAACACTCTCTTATATCATACACACTACGTTACaacgatctctctctctctcacctgtcttACTGTCCTGCTCCTCTAAGGAAGAGCTGGGTGTGATCCGTCCATCATGGGGCCCCCGAGGCCCCTCAGGCTCCAGACTCATCTGGCAAGgagagaggtcaggggtcaaggGTCTCACGTGGGGCCTTAGCAGCGTGGCCGAGGGGTTCTCCACCTCATAGGACTGATTCAGGGGGACCGCGGGGCTCCTACGGCTCAGGGCCAAACGAGGCACTCCCCCCATGAAGCGCGGGAGCCTCTCCTGGCTGCGGTCCATGCCAGGTCCTGAGGCAGAATGGGAGGAGTGGAGCTGGCTGTCTAGGGTGTGGCAGCGCCGGCGAAACCCGGAGCTGATGACATCATGATGCCCATGTGAACCAGTTCCGGAGGTACTGACTGGGCTGCAGCTCTTCTCCTGGACCGGGCTGGTGCCACACTGGCTGCCACGACGACTACTGTTACCGTCACTGACGCCTGACCCCCGTTCCGGTGACCTCATCACCCCTGTCACCATGACAACAGCGCTCTCCTGCTGCCTCCCCACTAGCCCTCTGGGGATGAGGTCGGCCGAACCAATGGGGAAGGAGATCATGATGTTACCAGTGGACACTGGACGTGGTCGGCGGCGGTGGGGGCGGGGACTCATGCTGGGTTCAGGGCTGGGCAGGAGGGCGTAAGGGTCGGGGAGGCCAGATGAGAGGCAGCTAAACCGAGAGTCATATGGGTCACACACAGCCTGGTACTGGGCTTGAGCTTGGGCAGGATACTGACTCTGGTGCTGGATGTGGGCCTGGGGTGGGTTTAGGGGACTGTGGCGCAGGCTGTACCCCTGTTCAGGTTTCATCTCTCCCAGAGGACTGCGGCTCTCGTTCTCCTTGTCAGAGAGGCTCTCCGCAGGTGGGGTGGTTGAAGTGACCCGGCCGATGACTTTTGACCCCCTCTgggcctgctctctctccacatACTCCCTCGACCTCCTCAGAAGGCTCTGGAAACTCACATCCTGACCGCCCCCTATCTCCTCCTTTAcctcccacctctcctcctctacctgcttctctctctcctctgccctgtaCCCATTCAGGACTATGGGGGACTCAGGTTGAGGGGTGGTGGGCCGATCCGTAATGTGTAGCCCAACCACACCAGCGCCCCTGGGTAGCCCAGGAGAGTCTGTGACCAGGGTGTAGCCATTCACTGTCTCAGGTTTTGGGGAAAGGCAATATGGCGGAGTTGGTAGATCCATTTTACCCTCCATCTCTGGTACTCTGTCCACCTGTAgtaagagaggcagagagaagaggggaattAACACAAATAATCAGATATGGGCTGCGTCCGAAAAagcacccttttccctttataaCATGcactacccaagaagactcgaggctgtaatcgctgccaaaggtgcttcaacaaagtaccgagtaaagggtctgaatacttttgtaaatgtgatttgcaaacatttccccaaaactatttttgctttgtcattatggggtattgtatgtagattgatgagggaaaatcgatttaatcaattttttaataaggctgtaacggaacagaatgtggaaaaagtcaagaggtctgaatactttgtgaatgcactgtaagtgcaTATTATGTGTATATGAGCAaatcagtgtgtgtttgtatgtgtgtgtgagcaaatcagtgagtgtttgtatgtgtgtgtgagcaaatcagtgtgtgtgtgtgtgtgtgtgtgtgtgtgtgtgtgtgtgtgtgtgtgtgtgtgtgtgtgtgtgtgtgtgtgtgtgtgtgttggagtatcagtgtgtgtttgtatgtgtgttggagtatcagtgtgtgtttgtatgtgtgttggagtatcagtgtgtgtgttggagtatcagtgtgtgtttgtatgtgtgttggagtatcagtgtgtgtgttggagtatcagtgtgtgtttgtgtgttggagtatcagtgtgtgtttgtatgtgtgttggagtatcagtgtgcgtatgtgtgttggagtatcagtgtgcgtagtgtgtagggccctgtgagtgtgcatagagtcagtgcaaaaataagaataaaatacaaaggtcaactcagatagtccgtgtagccatgttgttagatactgtatttagctgtttagtagtcttatggcttggggatagaagctgttcaggagcctgttggtgtcagacttgatgcaccagtaccgcttgccatgaggaagcagagagaacagtctatggcagGGTTCCCCTAGCTAGTGGTTTTACTTGGCCCCCCCCAAatttctgagcaaaaaaaaatgtttgttgaATTTTCACTGTTGGAGAttaaaaaaaactgtaaaaacacaaggaaatcagctccaagtgattttaatatgggaaatctgttcccacaaccatccgctcaagaaaacaATTGGCCCGGCGgctaatctagttgatgatccctggtctacggcttgggtggttggagtcttggGAAATGGTTGTCTGAGACTGACCTGAGCATTGTCCAGGATGTCCTGAACCCTGGTCAGCAGGCTGCTGCTGCGTAGTGCCTGTCTGTCCACCTCAAGCTGGGCAGCCCT
Coding sequences within it:
- the LOC120044759 gene encoding centriolar coiled-coil protein of 110 kDa-like yields the protein MDMESYEDFCLRSLARLQTESQRKSQGQQTGSEPTGPVEALSFIHFHGRAVLSPLLSVEQRSEMSQYRQRAAQLEVDRQALRSSSLLTRVQDILDNAQVDRVPEMEGKMDLPTPPYCLSPKPETVNGYTLVTDSPGLPRGAGVVGLHITDRPTTPQPESPIVLNGYRAEEREKQVEEERWEVKEEIGGGQDVSFQSLLRRSREYVEREQAQRGSKVIGRVTSTTPPAESLSDKENESRSPLGEMKPEQGYSLRHSPLNPPQAHIQHQSQYPAQAQAQYQAVCDPYDSRFSCLSSGLPDPYALLPSPEPSMSPRPHRRRPRPVSTGNIMISFPIGSADLIPRGLVGRQQESAVVMVTGVMRSPERGSGVSDGNSSRRGSQCGTSPVQEKSCSPVSTSGTGSHGHHDVISSGFRRRCHTLDSQLHSSHSASGPGMDRSQERLPRFMGGVPRLALSRRSPAVPLNQSYEVENPSATLLRPHVRPLTPDLSPCQMSLEPEGPRGPHDGRITPSSSLEEQDSKTEETQRRVSALEEMQRRLEEEHALQMSLLMAEQEREQQRLCQELDEKGKRLREQGCGRLLSGDGGGLSPSCPGLSPTLSATDRSPRHSVHSMGFSSPLSSSVPSPSMQPPVYLWGPTWGASKPRGRLSQVVTVEQQRALCRLGAISCGFLTRRLLQTEKVKQLRQTVQDTQEFIRSFQTEAPQKRGSISAQDLSLQERVRAQLRAARYDVHDIFFEMPLEERLALLQLDREVRTEKKLREMEKARIPNDRVLSAATQRSLDRKKRVGESPRQARKVQKKPKSPPTNRILKPSQGQNASVPGQLNRQG